Proteins encoded in a region of the Longimicrobiaceae bacterium genome:
- a CDS encoding enoyl-ACP reductase — MSEASALSGLLAGKRGVIVGVANQNSIAWACAKALHGAGMELAFTYQGETMRDRVVKTTSSLGEVPLYDLDVREDAQIDRLFSELKEKWGRLDFLLHSVAFAPKDAMANPFIQTKREDFLAAHEISAYSLVGLVRAAEPMMEAGGSVVTMTYYGSEKAVPGYNVMGVAKASLEASVRYLAVDLGAKGIRINAVSAGAVNTLAARGVAHFRDLLKITAERAPMKRAIEVDEVGNAALFLASDLSTGMTGEVMYVDAGFNITAG, encoded by the coding sequence ATGTCCGAAGCCAGCGCCCTCTCCGGTCTCCTCGCGGGCAAACGCGGCGTCATCGTGGGCGTCGCGAACCAGAACTCCATCGCCTGGGCCTGCGCGAAGGCTCTGCACGGCGCCGGGATGGAGCTGGCCTTCACCTACCAGGGGGAGACCATGCGCGACCGGGTGGTGAAGACCACCTCGTCGCTCGGCGAGGTGCCGCTGTACGACCTGGACGTCCGCGAGGACGCGCAGATCGACCGGCTCTTCAGCGAGCTGAAGGAGAAGTGGGGGCGCCTGGACTTCCTCCTCCACTCGGTGGCCTTCGCGCCGAAGGACGCGATGGCGAACCCGTTCATCCAGACGAAGCGCGAGGACTTCCTTGCCGCGCACGAGATCAGCGCCTACTCGCTGGTGGGGCTGGTGCGTGCCGCCGAGCCCATGATGGAAGCCGGGGGAAGCGTCGTCACCATGACGTACTACGGCTCGGAGAAGGCGGTCCCCGGCTACAACGTCATGGGCGTCGCCAAGGCGTCGCTGGAGGCGAGCGTGCGCTACCTGGCCGTGGACCTCGGCGCGAAGGGGATCCGCATCAACGCGGTATCCGCGGGCGCGGTGAACACCCTGGCCGCGCGCGGCGTGGCGCACTTCCGGGACCTGCTCAAGATCACCGCCGAGCGGGCGCCCATGAAGCGCGCCATCGAGGTGGACGAGGTCGGCAACGCCGCGCTCTTCCTCGCCTCGGACCTCTCCACCGGGATGACCGGCGAGGTCATGTACGTGGACGCCGGTTTCAACATCACGGCCGGCTGA